In Cyanobium sp. Tous-M-B4, a single genomic region encodes these proteins:
- a CDS encoding ABC transporter substrate-binding protein: MLVAVATLPTPSRAEVGVSSRSILVGQSAAFSGPAGQLGSEFREGAHQVFDQVNAQGGVHGRQIVMVYRDDRYEPELAKRNTERFIRSDKVFGLFGYVGTATVKASLPLINQYRVPLVAPLTGAQLIRQPVKPLVFNIRASYHQEIEATVRYLLRYGRRSIAVVYQNDAFGRDGLEGARKALAVRRLQPVVAVTVERNSADTFESARRVALARPDAVLMVSSYGTVASFITNLRRQGNKAQVMNVSFVGSNALAQALPPEFRHGVGVSQVVPFPWNPRVPVVRDYQNTIRRNRSDAPYGFSSLEGYISATMLVRALQAAGPNLTRERFLTAMETMGPVDLGGFPLRFSAKQHQGSDFVELTFLVGRDGAFIH, from the coding sequence ATGCTTGTTGCTGTTGCGACGCTGCCAACTCCCTCGCGGGCCGAGGTGGGAGTTAGCTCCCGGTCTATATTGGTTGGGCAGTCGGCTGCTTTTAGTGGGCCGGCGGGCCAGCTTGGCAGTGAGTTTCGCGAAGGTGCCCACCAGGTATTTGATCAGGTGAACGCCCAGGGGGGAGTTCATGGGCGACAGATTGTGATGGTGTATCGCGATGACCGCTACGAGCCCGAGCTGGCCAAGCGCAACACGGAGCGCTTCATACGCTCCGACAAGGTTTTTGGTTTGTTTGGTTATGTAGGTACGGCTACGGTTAAAGCCTCGTTACCACTGATTAATCAATACCGAGTTCCGTTAGTGGCTCCGCTCACTGGGGCCCAGTTGATCCGCCAACCGGTTAAACCCTTGGTGTTCAATATTCGGGCCAGTTATCATCAAGAAATTGAGGCCACAGTTCGGTATCTGCTCCGCTACGGGCGCCGCTCCATTGCGGTGGTCTATCAAAATGATGCCTTTGGTCGCGATGGTTTAGAGGGAGCCCGCAAAGCCCTTGCGGTTCGGCGCCTACAGCCCGTGGTGGCTGTTACGGTTGAACGTAACTCTGCAGACACGTTTGAGTCAGCTCGACGGGTTGCGCTGGCGCGTCCCGACGCGGTACTTATGGTTTCGTCCTATGGCACCGTAGCTAGTTTCATTACGAATCTGCGCCGCCAAGGTAATAAGGCCCAGGTAATGAATGTGTCGTTTGTAGGAAGTAATGCACTTGCACAGGCACTCCCTCCTGAATTTCGGCATGGTGTGGGCGTTAGCCAGGTGGTGCCATTCCCTTGGAACCCTCGGGTTCCTGTTGTGCGGGATTATCAAAATACAATTCGCCGTAATCGAAGTGATGCACCTTACGGCTTTTCAAGCCTTGAGGGTTATATCTCCGCCACAATGCTCGTTCGTGCACTTCAGGCCGCAGGGCCCAATCTCACCCGTGAGCGTTTTCTAACAGCCATGGAGACCATGGGTCCAGTCGATTTGGGAGGCTTTCCGCTTCGTTTTAGTGCCAAACAGCATCAAGGCAGTGACTTCGTTGAACTCACATTTTTAGTGGGCCGCGACGGCGCCTTTATCCATTGA
- the pstS gene encoding phosphate ABC transporter substrate-binding protein PstS, producing MTFAKKALIVGTVAAIGAGATSAMIPALAQATINGAGATFPAAFYQRAFAGVANKVRVNYQSVGSGSGVRQFVAGTVEFGATDEPIKDKEAAKVKRGVIQFPAVGGTIAIAFNKADCKNLKLTQQQAVDIFLGKINTWDQLKCGKGKITVAHRSDGSGTTFAFTNSLSAFSSEWKSKVGEGKSVKWPVGVGGKGNEGVSGVIQNTPGAIGYLNQSYVKGAIRAAALQNKAGKFVMPTEESGAAALNNIKLDSMLAGEEPNPSGANSYPISTLTWILAYRTGNGDKAPAIREAMLFLLSPKAQGQASSLDFVPLKGSILSASKKAVGQIGR from the coding sequence ATGACCTTCGCCAAGAAGGCCCTGATTGTCGGTACCGTTGCAGCTATCGGTGCTGGCGCAACTTCAGCAATGATTCCTGCGCTTGCCCAGGCCACTATCAATGGCGCCGGGGCAACCTTCCCTGCAGCTTTCTATCAGCGCGCTTTCGCTGGTGTGGCCAACAAGGTGCGTGTCAACTACCAGTCGGTTGGTTCCGGCTCGGGCGTGCGTCAATTCGTAGCCGGTACTGTTGAATTCGGCGCCACCGACGAACCAATCAAAGACAAGGAGGCTGCTAAGGTAAAGCGTGGGGTGATTCAGTTCCCCGCTGTGGGGGGCACCATTGCTATCGCCTTTAACAAGGCAGACTGCAAGAACCTTAAGCTCACTCAGCAGCAAGCCGTCGACATTTTCCTCGGCAAGATCAACACTTGGGATCAGCTCAAGTGTGGTAAGGGCAAGATTACTGTGGCGCACCGTTCCGATGGTTCCGGTACCACCTTTGCGTTCACTAACAGCCTCTCGGCCTTTTCTTCCGAGTGGAAGAGCAAGGTGGGTGAAGGCAAGAGTGTCAAGTGGCCTGTAGGCGTTGGCGGTAAGGGCAACGAAGGCGTTTCTGGTGTGATTCAGAACACCCCCGGTGCAATCGGCTACCTCAACCAGAGTTACGTTAAAGGTGCTATCAGAGCTGCTGCCCTGCAAAACAAGGCCGGCAAGTTCGTCATGCCCACAGAAGAGAGCGGCGCTGCTGCACTGAATAACATTAAGCTAGATTCAATGCTGGCTGGGGAAGAGCCAAATCCATCCGGTGCAAACAGCTATCCGATTTCGACTCTCACCTGGATCTTGGCCTATCGCACCGGTAACGGTGACAAGGCTCCGGCGATCCGTGAGGCGATGTTGTTTCTGCTGAGCCCGAAAGCCCAGGGTCAGGCCTCCAGCCTCGACTTCGTGCCACTTAAAGGCAGTATTCTCTCCGCGTCTAAGAAGGCCGTCGGTCAAATTGGTCGGTGA
- a CDS encoding iron uptake porin, with protein MNLSKKLLLALAGTGMMAPMAASAQELASLNGAAAVNEYMQQQDVDRFRAWESKNQVTSVTQFSDVQPTDWAYQALSNLVEKYGCVAGYPNGTYKGGQAMTRYEAAALLNACLDRVTEVTDELQRLMEEFKAELATLRGRVDGLEKKVGVLEAQQFSTTTKLRGEVSMIIGGSPNYDGDGSTKTTFNYDVRLSFDTSFTGKDLLRTRLRSGNFLDDPFGSSGNVFKLDKAEENAVDGGNAVSIDRLFYTFPVGNEVKLTVGALARNTEMLTFLPTAYKSDILDFFNLAGATGTYNKATGAAAGLSWKQKVKKGNPFVSFDVNWVSQDGGEGDGFANSQIGAFESEGAQNILAQLGVKGQNWGAAVAYRYGSENARLRDPNSPSSDFFRTVGAGQDSNSVSLAGFWEPMDAKWLPSISGGFSYTNYTSGDTQPSADIWSWMVGLQWKDVFAKGNSAGFAVGSPLYVTSSSDNGVDQTPGYMYELFYRFRVSDNISVTPAVFWITKNYNDGNAGEGTYGGVIQTTFRF; from the coding sequence ATGAATCTTTCTAAAAAGCTGCTGCTGGCTTTGGCTGGCACTGGCATGATGGCCCCCATGGCCGCTTCTGCTCAAGAGCTGGCTTCGTTGAACGGTGCTGCTGCCGTCAACGAGTACATGCAACAGCAAGACGTTGATCGCTTCCGCGCTTGGGAATCCAAGAACCAAGTCACCAGCGTCACCCAGTTTTCCGACGTCCAGCCCACCGACTGGGCTTACCAGGCTCTGAGCAACCTGGTTGAGAAGTACGGCTGCGTTGCCGGCTACCCCAACGGCACCTACAAAGGCGGCCAGGCCATGACCCGCTACGAAGCGGCTGCCCTGCTTAACGCCTGTCTCGATCGCGTCACTGAAGTGACCGACGAACTGCAGCGCCTGATGGAAGAGTTCAAAGCTGAACTTGCCACTCTTCGCGGCCGCGTCGATGGCCTTGAGAAGAAGGTAGGGGTCTTGGAGGCTCAACAGTTCTCCACCACTACCAAGCTGCGTGGTGAAGTGAGCATGATTATTGGCGGATCTCCCAACTACGACGGTGACGGTTCAACCAAAACCACCTTCAACTACGACGTCCGTCTCAGCTTCGATACCAGCTTCACTGGTAAGGACTTGCTGAGGACCCGCCTGCGTAGTGGCAACTTCCTCGATGATCCTTTCGGCAGCAGCGGCAACGTGTTCAAGCTGGATAAGGCTGAGGAAAATGCTGTTGATGGGGGAAATGCTGTTTCCATCGATCGACTCTTCTATACTTTCCCAGTAGGCAATGAAGTGAAGCTTACGGTCGGCGCACTCGCCCGTAACACCGAGATGCTTACCTTCCTGCCAACTGCTTATAAGTCTGATATCCTCGACTTCTTTAACCTGGCCGGTGCAACGGGTACCTACAACAAAGCCACAGGTGCTGCTGCAGGCTTATCTTGGAAGCAAAAGGTCAAGAAAGGCAACCCCTTTGTTTCCTTTGATGTCAACTGGGTTTCCCAAGATGGTGGCGAAGGAGACGGCTTCGCAAACTCCCAAATTGGTGCCTTTGAGTCAGAAGGTGCACAGAACATTCTGGCCCAGTTGGGTGTTAAAGGCCAGAACTGGGGGGCAGCAGTGGCTTATCGCTACGGCTCCGAAAATGCACGCCTGAGGGATCCCAACAGCCCTTCCAGTGACTTCTTCCGGACAGTGGGTGCTGGTCAGGATAGCAACAGCGTTTCGCTCGCTGGTTTCTGGGAACCGATGGATGCTAAGTGGCTTCCCTCGATCTCCGGTGGCTTTAGCTACACCAACTACACCAGCGGAGATACCCAGCCATCAGCGGACATCTGGTCTTGGATGGTTGGCCTCCAGTGGAAGGATGTGTTTGCCAAGGGCAACAGCGCAGGCTTCGCAGTGGGTTCACCCCTCTACGTGACCAGCAGCTCCGATAATGGTGTTGATCAAACCCCTGGCTACATGTATGAGTTGTTCTACCGCTTCCGTGTCTCTGACAATATCTCCGTCACCCCGGCCGTCTTCTGGATCACTAAAAACTATAACGACGGTAATGCTGGCGAAGGTACTTATGGCGGCGTGATTCAAACCACTTTCCGCTTCTGA
- a CDS encoding CHAD domain-containing protein — protein MVLMDRCRGLASGAFARELLQKQVAKLVQLQTPVASGEGSEPLHQMRVVMRRLRTTLVQFEPALQLPAAVNDQRLAKWVRRLGMARDLDVLRERLEDGFLPQLPAAEVKALRPVLRQLRRERQLAHGHVVEVLQSRSYLEGLGQLQRWLKEPAFTSLGEQPISQWVVEWQGPAVSGLFLHPGWQISKDSVQKNSAETEQLHELRRQLKQVRYLLENLAPLQGAATEPWISRFKLGQELLGEWNDLQVLQSAIHDQVPGRFEDTLPQLEWLLVQHQRHCWLQWRELVDELLPHRQRRRLRFALLAEPRPAGPRSWLSVGLRRVLGIG, from the coding sequence ATGGTGTTGATGGATCGCTGCCGCGGTTTAGCAAGTGGTGCCTTTGCGCGGGAACTGCTGCAGAAACAGGTCGCCAAGCTGGTCCAACTGCAGACACCAGTGGCATCAGGCGAGGGCAGCGAGCCGCTGCATCAGATGCGGGTAGTAATGCGTCGGCTGCGCACGACATTGGTTCAGTTTGAGCCGGCCCTGCAGCTGCCAGCTGCTGTTAATGATCAGCGCCTTGCCAAATGGGTGCGCCGTTTGGGGATGGCCCGGGATCTAGATGTTTTACGCGAACGCCTCGAAGATGGCTTCCTGCCCCAATTGCCGGCAGCGGAGGTGAAGGCCCTGCGCCCAGTGCTCAGGCAGTTGCGCCGCGAGCGTCAGCTAGCCCACGGCCATGTGGTGGAGGTGTTGCAAAGCCGCTCCTACCTAGAGGGGTTGGGTCAGCTACAGCGTTGGTTGAAGGAGCCCGCTTTCACGTCGCTTGGTGAGCAACCGATTTCACAGTGGGTGGTGGAGTGGCAGGGCCCCGCAGTTTCGGGTCTGTTTCTGCACCCGGGTTGGCAGATCAGCAAGGATTCGGTTCAAAAGAATTCTGCTGAAACCGAGCAGTTGCATGAGCTGCGCCGCCAGCTCAAGCAGGTGCGTTATCTGCTGGAGAATCTTGCTCCCTTGCAGGGTGCCGCCACGGAACCCTGGATTAGCCGCTTCAAGCTGGGCCAGGAGCTGCTGGGGGAGTGGAATGATCTGCAGGTGCTGCAAAGCGCCATCCACGACCAGGTGCCAGGACGGTTTGAAGACACCTTGCCCCAACTGGAGTGGCTGCTGGTGCAACATCAACGCCATTGCTGGCTGCAGTGGCGCGAGCTGGTGGATGAGTTGTTGCCCCACCGGCAGCGCCGCCGCCTGCGGTTTGCCCTACTGGCGGAGCCGCGGCCCGCTGGGCCGCGTTCTTGGCTGAGTGTTGGCTTAAGGCGCGTCCTGGGAATTGGTTGA
- a CDS encoding PstS family phosphate ABC transporter substrate-binding protein gives MRFSWLHLALLSLLPLEVAQAATPAPLRIGGSSTVFPVMQASIQAYQKAGANGQVRFELKETGTSAGFRQFCSGQLYLANASRPISAKELKACAAKGVRFLELPIGFDAITVVVNPKNTWATRITTRELSRLWSQAAAGKVTRWSQVNLDWPDRPIRLCGPGKDSGTFDYFNKAINGNDKNSRADVFTSENDNDLVTCVAGNPDALGYFGYAYFQANSKRLKALSVVGSKGPAYPSPQSVQKESYVPLSRPLFIYVNDQALLSQPELRKFVAYTIQNGLKLVKQAGYIPMPSSTYRLVESKLYRHVLGTAFGGDLPVGLTTGQALQRSLDSIKKPEFR, from the coding sequence TTGCGCTTTTCCTGGCTCCATCTGGCTCTCCTGTCGCTGTTGCCCTTGGAAGTTGCCCAGGCGGCGACTCCTGCTCCGCTGCGCATCGGCGGTTCCAGCACAGTGTTTCCGGTGATGCAGGCATCTATCCAGGCTTATCAAAAAGCCGGTGCCAATGGCCAGGTGCGCTTTGAGCTCAAGGAAACGGGCACCTCTGCCGGCTTCCGTCAGTTCTGCAGCGGGCAGCTTTACCTGGCTAATGCTTCCCGCCCCATAAGCGCCAAGGAGCTCAAGGCTTGCGCCGCCAAAGGGGTGCGCTTCCTTGAGCTGCCGATTGGTTTTGATGCAATCACGGTGGTGGTCAACCCTAAAAACACCTGGGCCACCCGCATCACCACCCGCGAGCTCTCCCGCCTCTGGAGCCAGGCGGCTGCCGGCAAGGTGACTCGCTGGAGCCAGGTGAACCTGGATTGGCCTGATCGCCCGATTCGGCTTTGCGGCCCTGGCAAGGATTCCGGCACATTCGACTATTTTAATAAGGCTATAAACGGCAATGATAAAAATTCGCGCGCTGATGTTTTTACAAGCGAAAACGACAACGATCTGGTTACCTGTGTAGCTGGTAACCCTGATGCTCTCGGCTACTTTGGCTATGCCTATTTTCAAGCCAACAGCAAGCGTTTAAAGGCCCTCAGCGTTGTGGGTAGTAAGGGTCCTGCATATCCGTCACCTCAGTCGGTTCAGAAGGAGAGTTATGTGCCCCTATCCAGGCCTCTCTTTATTTACGTCAACGATCAGGCATTGCTTAGCCAGCCTGAGCTGCGAAAATTTGTTGCTTACACAATCCAAAATGGTTTGAAGCTGGTCAAGCAGGCGGGATATATCCCCATGCCCTCCAGCACCTACCGCTTGGTGGAAAGCAAGCTCTACCGCCATGTGCTCGGCACGGCTTTTGGCGGCGATTTACCGGTGGGTCTTACCACCGGCCAAGCTCTGCAGCGCAGCTTAGATAGCATCAAAAAACCAGAATTCCGTTGA
- a CDS encoding CorA family divalent cation transporter, with protein sequence MLRPTPGALNSHLLEERPANLPVHLYVSGGRHRSCFSAVLFEPDGPRLISLHNPAELLPLQALGYPIWLRVMGLGDPRVVEAMLDIVQVPRMLLPPLLEVPQRSRVDGLGEAVIVVLHRLSFARDPLHLLSSQVGLLLLPNLLVTFEEAPAGESFPELTAWLESRVGAVEHRDLDDILHFLVDELLDALFPMLEQIANRLDDLEEAALRDPKPKLLARAFVHRSNLRTIRNQVWPLRHQIRVLLRQRQQLLGADALVGFQEMADLVELLFENCELLRHQCDAITQAYSASVGNRMNQVMKTLTILTSIFAPLTFIAGIYGMNFTNMPELRWHLGYFYCLLLMSIVGVIQTYWLWRRGWFADWTAPR encoded by the coding sequence GTGCTGCGCCCCACCCCTGGTGCTCTGAATTCCCACCTGCTGGAGGAGCGGCCTGCCAATTTGCCGGTCCACCTCTACGTCTCTGGAGGGCGGCACCGCAGTTGCTTCAGCGCCGTTTTGTTTGAGCCAGACGGCCCCCGGCTGATATCCCTGCACAACCCTGCCGAACTTTTGCCTCTGCAAGCGCTCGGCTATCCCATCTGGCTGAGGGTGATGGGCCTGGGCGATCCAAGGGTAGTTGAGGCCATGCTCGACATAGTCCAAGTGCCTCGCATGTTGCTGCCTCCCCTACTGGAGGTGCCTCAGCGTTCGCGGGTTGATGGGCTCGGGGAAGCCGTGATCGTGGTGCTGCACCGGCTCAGCTTTGCGCGTGATCCATTGCACCTGCTCAGTTCCCAGGTGGGTCTGCTACTACTGCCCAACCTGCTGGTCACCTTTGAGGAGGCTCCGGCGGGGGAGTCGTTTCCGGAGCTCACCGCCTGGCTGGAATCCAGGGTCGGTGCGGTGGAACATCGCGACCTCGATGACATTCTCCACTTCCTGGTGGATGAGTTGCTCGATGCCCTTTTCCCCATGCTTGAGCAGATCGCCAATCGCCTCGACGATTTGGAAGAAGCTGCCTTACGGGACCCTAAGCCGAAGTTATTGGCCCGGGCTTTTGTGCATCGCAGCAACCTGCGCACGATTCGCAACCAGGTCTGGCCCCTGCGCCACCAGATCCGGGTGCTGCTGCGCCAAAGGCAGCAGCTACTCGGCGCCGATGCCCTAGTTGGCTTTCAGGAGATGGCCGATCTGGTGGAGTTGCTGTTTGAAAACTGTGAGTTGTTGCGCCATCAATGTGATGCCATCACCCAGGCCTATTCGGCCAGTGTGGGCAACAGGATGAACCAGGTGATGAAAACCCTCACCATCCTCACCAGCATCTTCGCGCCGCTCACCTTCATCGCCGGGATCTATGGCATGAACTTCACCAACATGCCTGAGCTGCGTTGGCATCTTGGCTACTTCTACTGTCTGCTGTTGATGTCAATCGTGGGCGTAATCCAGACCTACTGGCTGTGGCGCCGTGGTTGGTTTGCGGATTGGACGGCACCGCGCTGA
- a CDS encoding AraC family transcriptional regulator: MDPVSQFPLVFHDQQAVVDLDPQALATKLAQHFPVEDFAPRNPLLNPFRHRASTAVAGDLTLTSGYTSPIHGCIGDNPGIAAINICYRGESSYEVDGNTFHIHAEAPLYFNPGFSYNYTTGHYNGLVLHVDLQRLQDTAAAIGGMGLSGRRFAPDLQRPQVLSMTEGRQATLLITMRRAFALLDAPELQAHGDLAALQIDDLIYRILALALCPQLERQDLQGRRKDEGLCRELIFEELLEWIGANLQSPINLTQLEQRSGYSRRNLQLAFSQRFGCGPIQWIRRQRLGLARQHLLNPSPSDSVAGISSRLGFSNLSAFSRDFHNTYGIRPSEMLREGRRLHG, translated from the coding sequence TTGGATCCTGTCTCCCAGTTCCCCCTGGTGTTCCACGACCAGCAAGCGGTGGTGGATTTGGATCCCCAGGCCCTAGCTACCAAGCTGGCCCAGCACTTTCCTGTAGAGGATTTTGCCCCTCGCAACCCCTTGCTTAACCCGTTTCGGCACCGGGCCAGCACAGCCGTGGCTGGAGACCTCACTCTCACATCTGGATATACAAGTCCTATTCATGGCTGCATCGGTGATAACCCCGGCATAGCCGCAATCAACATCTGCTACCGGGGGGAGTCTTCCTACGAAGTGGATGGAAACACCTTCCACATTCACGCTGAAGCACCCCTCTACTTCAACCCTGGTTTCTCTTACAACTACACCACTGGGCACTACAACGGTCTAGTGCTGCACGTAGACCTACAGCGATTGCAGGACACGGCCGCTGCCATCGGCGGCATGGGGTTATCCGGTCGACGCTTTGCCCCCGATCTGCAGCGTCCCCAGGTGCTCTCAATGACCGAGGGCCGGCAGGCCACACTGCTGATCACCATGCGCCGGGCCTTTGCCCTGCTGGATGCGCCGGAGCTGCAAGCCCATGGCGATCTGGCGGCGCTGCAGATCGACGACCTCATCTATCGCATCCTGGCCCTGGCCCTCTGCCCTCAACTAGAAAGGCAGGACTTGCAGGGCCGCCGGAAGGACGAGGGGCTTTGCAGGGAACTGATCTTCGAAGAACTGCTGGAGTGGATTGGGGCGAATCTGCAATCACCAATCAACCTCACGCAGCTGGAGCAGCGCAGTGGCTATTCGAGACGCAACCTGCAGCTCGCCTTCAGCCAACGCTTCGGTTGCGGACCAATCCAATGGATCCGCCGCCAGCGCCTTGGCCTGGCCCGGCAGCACCTGCTCAACCCCTCGCCGAGCGACAGCGTTGCCGGCATCTCCTCAAGACTGGGCTTCAGCAACCTCTCCGCCTTCAGCCGCGACTTCCACAACACCTACGGCATTCGCCCCTCAGAGATGTTGCGTGAAGGGCGACGGCTACACGGCTGA